The following is a genomic window from Brevibacterium limosum.
CCAGGCCGACGCCGGGAGGCACGCGCAGCTCATTGAGATTCGCCGAGATCGCTCCGCGACTGGCCTGAACACGCAGGTCGTCGGTCTCCGGATAGTACTGGGAGAGGTAGGCGATATCGCATCCGATGAGTGTTCGGGCACGATTGACGAGCTTCTGCAGCAGCTTCTCGGTGTCTCGCACGCGGATGAGCTCCGAGGCGCTTTCGAGCAGGGCCGAACGCTCGTGATCCTTCTGCTTCCACCGGGTCATGGTCGCAGAGAGATCGGAGAAGGAGTCGATGAGGTCGGGGTGGTGCTCGAGACCGCGGGCAAGGGCCGCGCGGTCGAGATCGACTCCGCGGGAGAGGGCTCTGACGATCTCGGCCACGGCGGCCGCGGACACGGTCCCCGACTCATCATCGATCTCTGTCATGAGACCAGTGTCGCAGGGGCTCGGTGCCTCTGCCGCACCCGGCATCGGACGGATGATTCGCCCGGGCCGTCGTCGCCGTCAGCCGGCGGCTGCGGCTCCGCGCACCTCATGCTCGCGCACGATGGGCAGCTCACACGTCGTCGGAGCGACCTGCCGGTAACCGGAGAGGAACGTGTCGAGGCGTTCGATCGCCTCGGTGAGCACCTCGACCGAGGGCAGGGTGACGAGCCGGAAATGGTCCGGTTTCGGCCAGTTGAAGGCCGTGCCGTGGGAGACGAGGATCTTCTGTTCGCGCAGCAGATCGAGGGCGAACTGCTCGTCATCGGTGATGCCGAACTTCTCGACATCGAGCTTCGCGAACATGTACAGCGCTCCGTCGGCCCGGTGCGCCGAGACCCCGTCGATCGAATTCAGGCCCTCGTAGGCGACCTGCATCTGTTGGCCGAGGCGACCGGCCGGCAGGACGAGGTCGTCGATCGACTGCTTCCCGCCGAGGGCCGCCTGGATGGCGTGCTGTGCCGGCACGTTCGAGCACATGCGCATATTCGCCAGCAGCTTGATGCCCTCGAGGTAGCTGTGCGCCTCGTTCAGCGGTCCGGTGATCGCAAGCCAGCCGGAACGGTAGCCGGCGACCCGGTAGGCCTTCGACAGACCCGAGAAGGTCAGGCACAGCACGTCGTCGCCGGTGAGCGTGGCCATGTTGACCAGTTCGACGCCGTTGTAGGTGATCTTCTCGTAGATCTCGTCGGAGAAGACGATGAGGTCGTGACGGCGGGCGATGTCGGCGATCTTCTGCAGCGTCTCCTTCGAGTACACCGCGCCCGTCGGGTTGTTCGGGTTGATGACGACGATTCCGCGGGTGCGTTCGGTGATCCGGGATTCGAGATCTGCCAGATCCGGCTGCCAGGCGTCTTCTTCTGCGCAGCGGTAGTGGACCGGGGTGCCGCCGGACAGTGCGACCGAGGCGGTCCACAGGGGATAGTCCGGACCGGGCACGAGGATCTCGTCGTCCGGGTTGCACAGCGCCTGGAGGCTCAGGGTGATGAGTTCGCTGACACCGTTGCCGAGGAAGACCTCGTCGGTGCCGAGATTGTGGATGCCGCGAGTCTCGTAGTACTGGACGACCGCACGGCGGGCGGAGAGGATTCCCCGCGAGTCGGAATATCCCTGGGTCACCGGCAGGTTCGCGGCGATGTCCTGGACGATCGCCTCGGGGGCTTCGAAGCCGAACGGGGCAGGGTTGCCGATGTTGAGCTTGAGGATCGTGTGCCCGGCGGCTTCCATCGCCTGGGCCTCTTCGAGGACGGGCCCCCGAATGTCATAGAGGACATTGGCCAACTTCGACGACTGCCTGAACATGTGAACCGAAAAACCTTTCATACGACTGCTGCTATATCCACGCTAGGACCCCCGCCGAGGTGGTTCTGACCAAACAGAGGCCCGTTTCCCAGACCTTTGCCGGGCGCGGCGGATTGTTGTGCAGACCTTTTGCAGCTTGGTCTCACGATACTCTGGGAACCATGGCGGATCTGAACCCGGGGCCCCGCCGGAGGGGGCGCCCGCGCAAGGCGGGCAGCAGTGACGCGCGAGCCGCGATCACCGACGCCGCTGCGGCCGAATTCGCCGAGAAGGGCTATGACAAGGCATCTCTGCGCGGCATCGCCCGCCGTGCCCAGGTCGACTCCGCGCTCGTCCACCACTACTTCGAGTCCAAGGCCGGCCTCTTCGCCGAGGTGGTCAGGCTTCCCGTTCGACCCGACCGCATCATCCGCTCGGCTTTCGACGTATCGGACGACCGCCTCGGCGAGTCTCTCGTGCACACGGTGCTCAGCGCCTGGGAACACTCGAGCGTGAAGTCGATCGGGGTGACCGTTCTGCGGTCTGCGGTCAGCGACTCGGCGGCCGGCCGGCTGATCAGACAATTTCTGCTGCGCGAGCTCAAAGGAGCAGTGGCGGGGAGGATCGAGGACAGCGGTGTCGACCGGGCCGAGGCGGACCTGCGGGCCACGCTCGTCCTCACTCAGATGGCGGGTGCGCTCATGTTTCGCCACGTCCTCGAACTCGAACCGCTGGCGTCGATGTCCGTCGACAGTCTCACCGCACGCCTGTCGCCCGCGGTGCAGGGGCATCTCGATGGGGTCAGCGACGCGGATTGAGCCCGAACGGCTCCAGCGCAGCTGCCGCTCATCGGCGATGGGGCGGCGCTTATGAGATCTGTGGGTGACAACTCTTGACCGGAGCACTCTCGGATGTCATATTCATCACATGATGAATAAGTCGGTGGAAGCACGAGGACTGACGATCCGGAGGGGCCGTCGGACCGTCATCGACTCCTTGGACCTCGATGTGTCCGGGGGCGCTGTCGTCGGCCTGCTCGGGCCCAGCGGCAGCGGGAAGACGACGCTGATGAGGGCCGTCGTCGGAGTCCAGATCGTCGCAGGCGGGCGGGTACAGGTGCTGGGTCGGCATGCCAGGTCGGCGGATCTGCGGCATCGGGTCGGGTATATGACTCAGTCGGCGAGCATCTACGAGGACCTCAGCGTGCGAGCGAATCTGCGCTACTTCGCCCGGGTGCAGGGCGCTCCGAAAACCGATGTCGACCGGGTGCTCGAGCGCACGGATCTCATCGGGCAGGCCGATCAGCTGGCTCGGACGCTCTCGGGCGGTCAGGCGAATCGGGTGTCCTTGGCCGCGGCAATGCTCGGGTCCCCGGACCTGCTGGTCCTCGATGAGCCGACCGTGGGCCTCGACCCTGTGCTGCGGACCGACCTGTGGGATCTCTTCCGCGGTCTCGCCGAGGAGGGGACCACGCTGCTCGTCTCGAGCCATGTCATGGATGAGGCCACTCGGTGCGATCGGCTCCTGCTCATGCGGGAGGGCGCGATCATCGCCGATACGACGCCGCGCGATCTGCTCGCGACCACGGGGGCCGCCTCGGCGGAGGAAGCGTTCCTCGACATCATCGACAGGGACACGACCGGTCGGGGATCGGCCGGGCGACAACATTCGGGGACTCATCTGCTCTCGCGCGAAATCGACGGGCCAGGGAAACGGGGGCATGGGCGACGAGGCCATGCCGGGGACAGAGGAGGCAGGCGATGAATCCGATGCGCACCCTGGCGACGACGGGACGCGTCCTCGCTCAGATCCGGAACGATCCGCGTACGATCGCGCTGCTGCTCATCGTGCCCAGCCTCCTCATCGGCCTAGTGGCGTGGATCTTCGACGAGACCGAAGTGTTCGCCGACATCGGACCGGCGATGCTCGCGCTCTTCCCCTTCATCGTCATGTTCCTCGTCACGAGCATCGCCACACTGCGCGAACGTCGCAGCGGAACTCTCGAGCGTCTGCTGTCGATGCCGTTGGGACGCGGCGACTTCATCCTCGGATACACCCTGGCGTTCGGTCTCCTCGCCGTGGCGCAGACAGCGGTGGCCGTCGGGTACGCAACATTGGTGTGCGGGCTTGAGATCAAGGGATCGGTCGGACTGCTCTTCGTCGTCGCGATCGCCGATGCTCTGCTCGGCACGGCGTTGGGGCTGTTGGCCAGCGCCTTCGCCCGCACGGAGTTCCAGGTCGTGCAGTTCATGCCCGTGTTCGTGTTCCCGCAGATCCTGCTCGGCGGGATCTTCCTCCCGCGCGATCAGCTGCCCGACGTGCTCGAGGTCATCGGCGACTGGCTGCCGCTGTCACACGCGATCGACGCGCTCGGGGCGGTCTCGACCGGAGATGAGGACAATGCCTATATCTGGCTGCGGGTGCTCTTCATCGCCTGCTGGATCGTCGGTGCCATCATCATCGGATCGCTGACTCTGCGGCGTCGGACGCCGTGAGATCTGGCGGCGACGTCGCGGTTCGTCGCGAACCGGAGCGTCAGTTCCGTCCGGGCCCCATGGGTTCGGTGCGGTCGGTGAGTTCAAAGGGTCGGCGGCCCTGACCGCGGACGAAGGCGAGGTAGCACAGCCACAGCGCAGCCACCCACAGCAGTCCGACCCACAGCGCCGGTCGTGAATCGGGGACGATGCCGACCATGACGACGACGAAGACGATGAACGCCACGGTGATCCAGGAGCCCGCCGGCCACAGCGGCATGGGGAATTCGCTGGGAAGGCGTGCCTCCTCGGCGATCACCTTCTTCATCCGGATATGGGAGGCGAGGATGATCAGCCATACGAGCACCGTGGCGAAGGTCGCCAGCGCACCGAGGAGGAACAGCGCCTGATCGGGGTAGAGGTAGTTGAGGAGAACGCCGAGCAGGAGTGCGACGATCATCGTGACCACGGTCATCACGGGCACGCCGCTGTGCGAGGTACGGGCGAAGGATCGTGGGGCCTGCCCCTGTTCGGCCAGGCCGTGGAGCATCCTGCCTGCGCCGAAGATATCGGCGTTGATGGCCGACAGAGCCGCCGTGATGAGGACGACTTGGAGGATGGCGGCGGCTGCACTGAATCCGACGGAGTCGAAGATCGCGACGAAGGGGCTGACCTCGGAGGTGATCTGGTTCCAGGGCAGGATGCACATGATCACGCCGAGGGTGAGGACATAGAAGAGGAGGATGCGCACCGGCACCGAGTTGATGGCGGCCGGCAGCACCTGCTTCGGGTTCTGCGCCTCGCCGGCGGTGACGCCGATGATCTCGATGCCGCCGAAGGCGAACATCACGATGGTGAACGATGAGAGCAGCCCCCAGAATCCGTTGGGGAAGAAGCCGCCGTGGTCGACCAGTGCCTGGGGGCCCATCTGGTCGTGGTCGGCGATGCCGAAGCCGAAGATGATGATGGCCACCCCGGCGGCGATGAGGGCGATGATCGCGACGATCTTGATGAGAGCGAACCAGAATTCGAGCTCGCCGAAGACCTTGACGCCGATCATGTTGATCGCGGCGATGAAGAAGACGACGGCGAGCACCCAGATCCAGCGGGGGACTTCCGGGAACCAGAAGCCCATGTAGACGCCGATCGCGGTGGCGTCGAAGACGGCGACGAGGACCATTTCGAAGGCGAAGGTCCAGCCGACGAGGAATCCGGCGAAGGGGTGGATGTAGCGGGAGGCGTACTGGCCGAAAGAGCCGGAGACGGGGTGGCGGACGACCAGTTCGCCGAGGGCGCGCATGACCATGAAGACGGCGGCACCGCCGATGATGTAGGCGAGCAGCACAGCCGGTCCTGCGGCTTGGATCGACTCGGAGGAGCCCATGAAGAGGCCGGTGCCGATGGCTGAGCCGAGGGCCATGAAGCGGATGTGACGGGCGGTCAGTTCCCTTTTCAGGCCGACGTTCTCTTCGTGTCCGTTCGCGGTTTCGTCGCTGGGGAGCGCCTCGTTGCGGTCCTTGTCGGCTGGAGCCATCGGTGTCTGTAGTCCTCTTCTCTCGACTGCCCGAGGTCACCTTGCCTGTTTGATCGTCTGACCGGCCCCAGGGCCACATCAGACTTTCACACCGATACGGCGGCAGAGAACGGATGCCGGGAGAAAGAGTCCGAGATCTCAGAAAGTCGAGTCGGACAGACGGCCGAGAGTCAGGCCGTCTGTCGGTCGGTTGAGAGCATTCCGAATATGAGAGTGTCGGTCCATTCGCCCTTCGACCACCAGTCCTTGCGCAGGTGCGCTTCCTCCCGCATTCCGATCCTGCGAGCCAGTTTCGCCGAGGCGGCGTTCCGGGAATCCATCTGCGCGAACACCCGGTGGAGGCCGTAATGATCGAAAGCGACGTTGAGGACCGCGATGGCTGCCTCGGTGGCGAAGCCATGGCCGCTGGCGGCCGGATCGAGGATCCAGCCGATCTCCGCCTTCTCATCACTTCCGTCTTCGAGCCAGATCGCGATGTCCCCGATGACGTGTGAGCCTTCAATAGAATCGAGACCATCGGCAGTCTCGATGACCAGGGCCAGGGCACGGGATTCGGTCTCGAGCCCCGTACGCCGCATGCGTTCTGAGACCTTGGTCCGGGCCGCCTCGGCGGTCCACGGATCTTCGAGGAGGAAACGGGAGACGTCCTCGCGGGAGAAGATGCGCAGCTGCTCCTCGGCATCGGATTCGACATAGGTGCGCAGACGCAGTCGGTCGGTGGTCAGCGGAAGTTCGAGCGGTTCCATGGGCCTACTCTGCCAGGTCGACCTGTGGAGACGACGAACGATGCCGGACGCTTCGCTGGGAGCGTCCGACAGCGTTCGCATCATCGGATCCAGCCGAGCCGTCCTCGGCGATCGGGAAGACGAACGCCCGCAACCGTGCCGATGCCGCCCGGATCGCCGCGGAGAACGGTTGGCTGTAGGCCTCAGCCCGTCACCGCTTGAGCGCCTGCCCCCACGTCAGCTTCGGCCCTGACTTGAGGATCGAGCGTTCGAAGATCCGCGTGGCCAACAGCAGCGCCAACAGAGTGGTGGCGATGAGGATGAGCAGGGAGACCAGCGGCTCCCACCACTCGATCGTGCCGAGGAAGACTCGCATCGGCACCGCCACCGCAGCCGAGAACGGGATGTAGGACAGCACTGCCATGACCGTCTCGTTGGACGAGAAGATGATGACGCCCATGTAGGGCAGGAAGATGAGCATCATGATCGGGGTGCTCGTCGACGGCAGGTCCTCGGTGCGCGAGACCATCGAGGCGGCCGCCGCATAGAGGGCGGCGACCATGACGAAGCCGACGATGAAGAGCGGGACGAACCAGGCGATGGGTTCGGCGACCTTGCCCAGCACCAGGTCGTTTCCGCTGATGGCGGCGCCCGCGAGGACCGCGACCGCGGTGAGTCCGATCTGTGCGAAGGCGAGGATCGTACACGCGATGACCTTGCCGAACATGAGCACCCGCGCCGAGGTGGACGCGAGGAGGATCTCAACGATCCGCGACTGCTTCTCCTCCACCACGGACGAGGCGATCGTGTTCCCGAACGTCATCGCCGCCATGAAGAACACAAGACCGAGGCCGAGCCCGATGAAGTAGGTGAGCGCAGGGTCCGGGGCGTCGGGATCGAGGAGTTCGACCTCAGGGGTGAGGCTGAGCGCCCCGATGAGGGACTCCGGTGCCGAACGCAGGGACAGCACTGCGACCCCGGTCGGCGAATCCGTCGATTCGACGACAGCGGATTCGACCTCCTCGGAGGTGATCAGAGCCTTCGCCTCGGCCGCGTCGTCGACTGCGACCGGTTCGATATCGTCGATGCCCTCGACGGCCTTCGCCCCCGCCGAGGTGACCGCCACCTTGTCGGTGGAGGAGAACAGTGAGGGCAGCGATCCGGAGACCCCGACGAGCACACCGAAGAGGACGATGCTCAGGATCGTCGAGACCATGAAGGCCTTCGACTTCAGACGGACCATGATCTCGCGTTCGATGACGAGGCCGATCGCGGTGGCGAAGCCCGCCCGAGCGGAGCCTCTGCTGATGACGTCGGTGGTTGCCGAGTCTGTGACCGTCGTGCTCATGACTGCGTGACCTCCTGGAAGAGACGGTTGAGGGCGACCTCGTGGGGAGCGAAGGAAGAGACCGATGAGACGGAGAGCGCTTGGCGCAGGACCGCCTCGGCGGCATCGGCGTTCGGGGCCGTGAACCGGGCCCAGCTGCCGTCGAGTTCGATGACGGAGATATCGGGCAGGCCGCGCACCCAGCCGAGGTCGGCGTCGGTCTGCAGAGTCCACTCGGGCAGGCTGCGCTGGCGACGCAGTTCCGCGGTGGTGCCGGCGGCGACGAGGCGGCCGTCGTTGATGATGACGAGATCGTCGACGAGTCGTTCGACGAGGTCGAGCTGGTGGCTGGAGAAGAGCACCGGGGCGCCGGAGGAGGCGAAGGACGTGAGGACGTCGAGGGTGCGTTCGACGGCAGCGGGGTCGAGTCCGGAGAATGGCTCGTCGAGGACGAGGGCCTGCGGGTCGTGGATGAGGGCCGCGGCGATCTGGACCTTCTGCTGGTTGCCGAGGCTGACCGATTCGAGGGTGTCGGTGGGTTCGCCCTTGAGGTCGAGCTGCTCGAGGAGCTCGAGCCCGCGCTTTTTCGCTGCCTGGCGGGACAGCCCGTGGAAGCGGGCGAGGTAGACGAGCTGGTCGATGATCGGCATCTTGGGGTAGAGGCCACGCTCTTCAGGCATATAGCCGATGGTGCTGCGGTGGCCGGGAGTGATCGGTGCGCCGTCGACGAGGATACGGCCGGAGTCCGCGGCGAGCACGCCGAGGAGGATTCGCATGGTCGTGGTCTTGCCTGAACCGTTCGATCCGACGAAACCGGTCATCCGGCCGTCGCCGATGTCGAAGCCGAGGTCGTGCAGCACCTGCTTGTCGCCGAAGCTGCGGTTGATGTTCTCCAAGGTGATCATGTCTCAACGCTATGCGGAGATCAGAGATCGGGGATCAGCCGTGAGGGTGAATTCGTTCCCCCGCCTGCGGGGGAGGAACGGATGCTTAATGGTTGAAAATCAAACTACTGAGTAGTCGAAACCGAAACTACTCAGATCACGATCGACTACTCAACTCTTGCTGAAGTGTGTGGTCTGGGCAATGTGATTGAACGAGCAACTGTCTAGGTTGAAGGAGTTCGACCAGCTCTTCTCTCCCCCACCCCTGATTTCTGCGACACATGCGCGTGCGCAGGCAGGGAACCGAATCGGGCTGGAACACCTTGCTCGACTTCGAAATGAGGGACATATGACCCGGGTACGTCTGCGCGTGCGCGCCCTGTGGGCTGCACTCACCGCTGTGCTCATCGTGATGGCCGGCGGTGCTGTTGTGTTGCCGGCCGCTCCGGCGCAAGCTGCCGTTTCGATCACCTGCGAACCGGATGTGGTCTACTCGGTGTCGGGGAAGGGGCAGTTGCGGAAGGCTGCAGGGGGTGTCTCAACAGACATCGGCAGTCCCGCGAGCGGCGTCGGTAACTTCAATGGCTTGGGGATCGGCAAGAAGGACTCGGCTGTCTACGCTTTTAACCGCTCGAGCAGTGGCTCCGGTGGTGAGACTGTGGAGATCTATCGTTTCGATACTTCAACGGGCCGGTGGTATTCAACGCAAAAGAAGAAGTCGAGTGATGTTGCGTTCATCGGTGGCGCGGTGGATCTCAAAAGCGGATTGTTCTATTTCGGAGGATATACCGCAGACGGTAAGAAGTTTCGACTCTTCGTGTACGACCCGAATTCAGGAGAGCTTACTTCGAAGGGCTGGATCAACACGAGTACAAGTGCGAGTGGGTCGTCAAACGGCGATATCGCGTTTGATTCTTCAGGGAACCTCTTTGTCGTTCGCGGTGTTGGGAAAAAGACCACCATCTTCTCCGTAACATCAACGAGCTTGGTGGCGGGCAGCGGAGAGAACAACGAAATCGTTGCCGGAGACTCCAAAGAGCGTAGCACCACAGACAAAGTGAATGGTGTTGCCTTCGATGCGAACGGCACGGGCTATTTGGGTGCTGAATCAACCGTTTCAGGCTGGGATACACCAGATTGGTCCAACGCACAGGAGTTTTTCGCGGGGACTCATAGAGAAGGACTCTTTGGTTGGAGAGAAGTATGGGACTGGATTGGCGACACCGGCAGCACCGATCTTGCATCGTGCTCTTCGCCGGCAACAATCACTCTACAGAAGGACATTAAGAACGGGCGGGCGAAAGCCAGCGACCAATTCCGACTGAATCTCGAGCAGAACGGGTCGTCGTTGGCGACTGGTACGACTGCGGGCTCAACCACTGGTCTGCAGAAGGTCGGTACTGTGGGCCCGCTCCCTGCCAAGCGCGGTGTGACCATCGACTTCTCCGAGACGGCTGGTACGTCCGACACAGATCTCGATGACTACTACAGCGAATATTCCTGCACTGTTGAAGGGAGTCAAAAGGTACTGGCTTCGGGCGAGGCCACGTCGGGATCTGTGAAGATTCCTGTTGCGGGTCAAGGCGACGCTGTGATCTGTACGATCACGAACTCGCCACTGACCGCAAACGTTTCGATCCACAAGGATGTCGTCGACGAGAACGGTGAGAACAAGAAGCCGGGCAAGGACTGGTCCGTCGGTGCGAAGGCGACAGCCACGTCCGACACTGTGTCCTCGACCCCGACGGCAGCCACGCAGAAGACCGATGCAAACGGCGATGCGAAGTGGGGACTGCGATTCAGCAAGACGACCGGTCGGGCGACCATCGCGGTCTCCGAAACTCAGCAGGACGGCTACGAGTTCAAGAGCGGCAGCTGCGACATCACTCGCCTTGACGGGTCGAAGGCCACGACGAGGAAGCTCACGAGCGACAAGAGCTTCGACCTCACCGGAATCAAACCCGGCGACGACGTCAAGTGCTCCTACCTCAACAAGGTTAAGGACACGTCGCTGACACTGGTGAAGAAGGTCGACAATACGGCTGCAGCCGGTACCGCCAAGGACACCGACTGGACTCTCAAGGCCGAAGGC
Proteins encoded in this region:
- a CDS encoding pyridoxal phosphate-dependent aminotransferase, which gives rise to MFRQSSKLANVLYDIRGPVLEEAQAMEAAGHTILKLNIGNPAPFGFEAPEAIVQDIAANLPVTQGYSDSRGILSARRAVVQYYETRGIHNLGTDEVFLGNGVSELITLSLQALCNPDDEILVPGPDYPLWTASVALSGGTPVHYRCAEEDAWQPDLADLESRITERTRGIVVINPNNPTGAVYSKETLQKIADIARRHDLIVFSDEIYEKITYNGVELVNMATLTGDDVLCLTFSGLSKAYRVAGYRSGWLAITGPLNEAHSYLEGIKLLANMRMCSNVPAQHAIQAALGGKQSIDDLVLPAGRLGQQMQVAYEGLNSIDGVSAHRADGALYMFAKLDVEKFGITDDEQFALDLLREQKILVSHGTAFNWPKPDHFRLVTLPSVEVLTEAIERLDTFLSGYRQVAPTTCELPIVREHEVRGAAAAG
- a CDS encoding TetR/AcrR family transcriptional regulator, producing MADLNPGPRRRGRPRKAGSSDARAAITDAAAAEFAEKGYDKASLRGIARRAQVDSALVHHYFESKAGLFAEVVRLPVRPDRIIRSAFDVSDDRLGESLVHTVLSAWEHSSVKSIGVTVLRSAVSDSAAGRLIRQFLLRELKGAVAGRIEDSGVDRAEADLRATLVLTQMAGALMFRHVLELEPLASMSVDSLTARLSPAVQGHLDGVSDAD
- a CDS encoding ABC transporter ATP-binding protein, coding for MMNKSVEARGLTIRRGRRTVIDSLDLDVSGGAVVGLLGPSGSGKTTLMRAVVGVQIVAGGRVQVLGRHARSADLRHRVGYMTQSASIYEDLSVRANLRYFARVQGAPKTDVDRVLERTDLIGQADQLARTLSGGQANRVSLAAAMLGSPDLLVLDEPTVGLDPVLRTDLWDLFRGLAEEGTTLLVSSHVMDEATRCDRLLLMREGAIIADTTPRDLLATTGAASAEEAFLDIIDRDTTGRGSAGRQHSGTHLLSREIDGPGKRGHGRRGHAGDRGGRR
- a CDS encoding ABC transporter permease, translated to MNPMRTLATTGRVLAQIRNDPRTIALLLIVPSLLIGLVAWIFDETEVFADIGPAMLALFPFIVMFLVTSIATLRERRSGTLERLLSMPLGRGDFILGYTLAFGLLAVAQTAVAVGYATLVCGLEIKGSVGLLFVVAIADALLGTALGLLASAFARTEFQVVQFMPVFVFPQILLGGIFLPRDQLPDVLEVIGDWLPLSHAIDALGAVSTGDEDNAYIWLRVLFIACWIVGAIIIGSLTLRRRTP
- a CDS encoding amino acid permease, with protein sequence MAPADKDRNEALPSDETANGHEENVGLKRELTARHIRFMALGSAIGTGLFMGSSESIQAAGPAVLLAYIIGGAAVFMVMRALGELVVRHPVSGSFGQYASRYIHPFAGFLVGWTFAFEMVLVAVFDATAIGVYMGFWFPEVPRWIWVLAVVFFIAAINMIGVKVFGELEFWFALIKIVAIIALIAAGVAIIIFGFGIADHDQMGPQALVDHGGFFPNGFWGLLSSFTIVMFAFGGIEIIGVTAGEAQNPKQVLPAAINSVPVRILLFYVLTLGVIMCILPWNQITSEVSPFVAIFDSVGFSAAAAILQVVLITAALSAINADIFGAGRMLHGLAEQGQAPRSFARTSHSGVPVMTVVTMIVALLLGVLLNYLYPDQALFLLGALATFATVLVWLIILASHIRMKKVIAEEARLPSEFPMPLWPAGSWITVAFIVFVVVMVGIVPDSRPALWVGLLWVAALWLCYLAFVRGQGRRPFELTDRTEPMGPGRN
- a CDS encoding GNAT family N-acetyltransferase, with the protein product MEPLELPLTTDRLRLRTYVESDAEEQLRIFSREDVSRFLLEDPWTAEAARTKVSERMRRTGLETESRALALVIETADGLDSIEGSHVIGDIAIWLEDGSDEKAEIGWILDPAASGHGFATEAAIAVLNVAFDHYGLHRVFAQMDSRNAASAKLARRIGMREEAHLRKDWWSKGEWTDTLIFGMLSTDRQTA
- a CDS encoding ABC transporter permease — encoded protein: MSTTVTDSATTDVISRGSARAGFATAIGLVIEREIMVRLKSKAFMVSTILSIVLFGVLVGVSGSLPSLFSSTDKVAVTSAGAKAVEGIDDIEPVAVDDAAEAKALITSEEVESAVVESTDSPTGVAVLSLRSAPESLIGALSLTPEVELLDPDAPDPALTYFIGLGLGLVFFMAAMTFGNTIASSVVEEKQSRIVEILLASTSARVLMFGKVIACTILAFAQIGLTAVAVLAGAAISGNDLVLGKVAEPIAWFVPLFIVGFVMVAALYAAAASMVSRTEDLPSTSTPIMMLIFLPYMGVIIFSSNETVMAVLSYIPFSAAVAVPMRVFLGTIEWWEPLVSLLILIATTLLALLLATRIFERSILKSGPKLTWGQALKR
- a CDS encoding ABC transporter ATP-binding protein, which translates into the protein MITLENINRSFGDKQVLHDLGFDIGDGRMTGFVGSNGSGKTTTMRILLGVLAADSGRILVDGAPITPGHRSTIGYMPEERGLYPKMPIIDQLVYLARFHGLSRQAAKKRGLELLEQLDLKGEPTDTLESVSLGNQQKVQIAAALIHDPQALVLDEPFSGLDPAAVERTLDVLTSFASSGAPVLFSSHQLDLVERLVDDLVIINDGRLVAAGTTAELRRQRSLPEWTLQTDADLGWVRGLPDISVIELDGSWARFTAPNADAAEAVLRQALSVSSVSSFAPHEVALNRLFQEVTQS
- a CDS encoding SpaA isopeptide-forming pilin-related protein is translated as MTRVRLRVRALWAALTAVLIVMAGGAVVLPAAPAQAAVSITCEPDVVYSVSGKGQLRKAAGGVSTDIGSPASGVGNFNGLGIGKKDSAVYAFNRSSSGSGGETVEIYRFDTSTGRWYSTQKKKSSDVAFIGGAVDLKSGLFYFGGYTADGKKFRLFVYDPNSGELTSKGWINTSTSASGSSNGDIAFDSSGNLFVVRGVGKKTTIFSVTSTSLVAGSGENNEIVAGDSKERSTTDKVNGVAFDANGTGYLGAESTVSGWDTPDWSNAQEFFAGTHREGLFGWREVWDWIGDTGSTDLASCSSPATITLQKDIKNGRAKASDQFRLNLEQNGSSLATGTTAGSTTGLQKVGTVGPLPAKRGVTIDFSETAGTSDTDLDDYYSEYSCTVEGSQKVLASGEATSGSVKIPVAGQGDAVICTITNSPLTANVSIHKDVVDENGENKKPGKDWSVGAKATATSDTVSSTPTAATQKTDANGDAKWGLRFSKTTGRATIAVSETQQDGYEFKSGSCDITRLDGSKATTRKLTSDKSFDLTGIKPGDDVKCSYLNKVKDTSLTLVKKVDNTAAAGTAKDTDWTLKAEGDAASGDKTIEGKTGSEPVTKAKVKAGKYALSETGTPKGYEASDWACAPTSGSGVVTSDKSSVTLKNGDDVACTITNTAKTGAVTWGKTDEAGNALEGSVWTLTDPDGKSTEIEDCTAASADKCAGPDKDPAAGKFSVDRLKWGKHTLVEKKAPAGYILDDTPHTFTVSGSALDKSLGSFTNEQKPPMALPLTGGTGSQIYLIGGAALLAAAGAIALLKGLRRRNRKH